A genomic region of SAR202 cluster bacterium contains the following coding sequences:
- a CDS encoding cytidylate kinase-like family protein produces MAVVTLNGQIGSGALEVGLKTAHLLKADYVDRLIFAEAAKRIGATVQAVAEKEREVLRLRDRVARFMQNLLERSAMSGAGGEPYFGPGIEVILSRDYYTENPDEPITQGHELDDEKFIQVTTAVVKDLAKGGNVVIVGRGGNMILKDMPGVLHVGVVAPKDRRIRTIMQREHLEAKEASEFVDLHEAARVSYFNKFFGAHPDSPSCYHLMMNMADIKTDTVAQIVADAARDMAA; encoded by the coding sequence ATGGCAGTAGTGACGTTGAACGGGCAGATAGGCAGCGGCGCCCTGGAAGTAGGACTTAAGACCGCCCATCTCTTAAAGGCTGACTACGTCGACCGCTTAATATTCGCTGAAGCGGCCAAGAGAATTGGGGCCACAGTCCAGGCGGTGGCAGAAAAGGAACGGGAGGTGCTAAGGCTGCGCGACCGCGTCGCCAGGTTTATGCAAAACTTGCTGGAGCGCTCCGCGATGTCAGGTGCGGGCGGCGAACCCTACTTCGGGCCTGGCATTGAGGTGATACTGTCCAGGGACTATTATACCGAAAATCCTGACGAGCCTATTACCCAGGGCCATGAGCTGGATGACGAGAAATTCATACAAGTGACCACCGCCGTCGTGAAAGACCTTGCCAAGGGCGGCAATGTAGTTATCGTAGGCCGGGGCGGCAATATGATCCTCAAGGATATGCCGGGCGTTTTGCACGTAGGCGTCGTAGCTCCCAAAGACCGTCGAATTCGTACTATAATGCAGAGAGAACATTTAGAAGCTAAAGAAGCCTCTGAATTTGTGGACCTTCATGAGGCGGCTAGAGTCTCATACTTTAACAAGTTCTTTGGAGCGCACCCGGACAGCCCCAGCTGCTATCACCTCATGATGAACATGGCGGACATCAAGACCGACACGGTAGCCCAAATCGTTGCCGATGCCGCCCGTGATATGGCCGCATAA